A genome region from Euphorbia lathyris chromosome 4, ddEupLath1.1, whole genome shotgun sequence includes the following:
- the LOC136227868 gene encoding uncharacterized protein isoform X1 — MDYERIEKPLGGGFSPGKLRSMLLGMEKKRMQEEEIESNYTFRSQASLPDDDTGGSSSDNYKDVDVVSVLPECSTSTTADSMGAKMGADRKSKDHSSVNSRIRSQEDSSSDHETGHDGTSASSTSFEFQKQERASQRVPVAPFSKPLPSKWDDAQKWIASPTSTRQRTGHAHVQGGLGPRKMGNLATLSRQASTKVVTEVPAQKMVAFDEPDTKWVDGNQTKKEIGVQKFVSWETDPYPVADSYGKPVMMIENSVQESAISLSRHDSSLAILSATAFIPPPSTARSVSMRDMGTEMTPIASQEPSRTGTPVRATTPIRSPNSSRPSTPGRAAPASSPANPSGDHLSPNKVLSEKELQMKTRMEIIALGNQLGKMNITAWASKEEEDKDASTSLKIVPGQQPTKSVIETRAAAWEEAEKAKFMARFKREEMKIQAWENHQKAKFEAEMRKIEVEVERMRGEAQDRLMNKLAAARHKAEEKRAAAEAKRNRQAAKTEQQAEYIRRTGRIPSSFSFCSCCS; from the exons ATGGATTACGAAAGGATCGAAAAGCCTCTG GGCGGGGGTTTTTCCCCAGGTAAACTCAGGAGTATGCTGCTTGGGATGGAAAAGAAGAGAATGCAAGAGGAGGAGATCGAATCTAATTATACCTTCAGATCTCAAGCCTCTCTTCCTGATGATGATACTG GTGGTAGCAGCTCTGATAATTATAAAGATGTAGATGTTGTTAGTGTATTACCGGAGTGCTCCACTTCAACCACAGCTGACTCCATGGGTGCCAAGATGGGTGCTGATCGTAAATCTAAAGATCATTCATCTGTCAATTCAAGAATTAGATCCCAGGAAGATTCATCTTCAGATCATGAAACCGGACATGATGGTACTAGTGCATCTTCTACCTCATTCGAGTTTCAGAAGCAAGAGCGTGCCTCACAAAGAGTGCCAGTTGCACCATTTTCAAAACCATTACCATCTAAATGGGATGATGCTCAGAAATGGATAGCAAGCCCAACTTCAACCCGACAAAGAACTGGGCATGCACATGTGCAGGGTGGACTTGGCCCACGCAAGATGGGTAATCTTGCAACTCTAAGTAGGCAGGCTTCCACAAAGGTAGTTACAGAAGTTCCAGCACAAAAAATGGTGGCATTTGATGAACCAGATACAAAATGGGTTGATGGCAATCAAACTAAGAAGGAAATTGGGGTGCAGAAATTTGTTAGTTGGGAGACTGATCCATACCCTGTTGCAGATTCATATGGCAAGCCTGTTATGATGATTGAGAATTCCGTTCAGGAGTCAGCAA TTAGCCTTAGCCGGCATGATTCATCTTTGGCGATACTTAGTGCAACTGCATTTATTCCACCTCCTTCAACAGCTAGGTCTGTGTCAATGAGAGATATGGGTACAGAAATGACTCCCATTGCTAGCCAAGAGCCTTCTAGGACTGGCACTCCAGTAAGGGCGACTACTCCAATACGTAGTCCAAATTCTTCGAGGCCATCGACTCCTGGTAGAGCTGCACCAGCTTCATCTCCAGCAAATCCTTCGGGTGACCATCTCAGCCCAAACAAGGTGTTGTCAGAAAAGGAACTGCAAATGAAAACAAGGATGGAAATAATTGCTTTGGGGAACCAGTTAGGTAAAATGAACATTACTGCCTGGGCTAGCaaggaggaggaggataaggatgcATCAACGTCACTGAAAATTGTACCAGGACAACAACCAACCAAAAGTGTGATTGAAACACGTGCAGCAGCATGGGAGGAGGCAGAAAAAGCCAAGTTTATGGCCAG GTTCAAACGTGAAGAAATGAAAATTCAAGCATgggaaaatcatcagaaagcaAAATTTGAAGCTGAGATGAGGAAAATAGAG GTAGAGGTTGAAAGAATGAGAGGAGAGGCACAAGATAGGCTAATGAACAAACTAGCAGCAGCAAGACATAAGGCTGAAGAGAAAAGAGCAGCAGCAGAAGCGAAAAGAAATAGACAAGCTGCAAAAACTGAGCAGCAAGCTGAATATATTCGCAGAACTGGTCGAAttccttcttcattttcattctgCAGTTGCTGCTCTTGA
- the LOC136227868 gene encoding uncharacterized protein isoform X2 encodes MDYERIEKPLGGGFSPGKLRSMLLGMEKKRMQEEEIESNYTFRSQASLPDDDTGGSSSDNYKDVDVVSVLPECSTSTTADSMGAKMGADRKSKDHSSVNSRIRSQEDSSSDHETGHDGTSASSTSFEFQKQERASQRVPVAPFSKPLPSKWDDAQKWIASPTSTRQRTGHAHVQGGLGPRKMGNLATLSRQASTKVVTEVPAQKMVAFDEPDTKWVDGNQTKKEIGVQKFVSWETDPYPVADSYGKPVMMIENSVQESATRSVSMRDMGTEMTPIASQEPSRTGTPVRATTPIRSPNSSRPSTPGRAAPASSPANPSGDHLSPNKVLSEKELQMKTRMEIIALGNQLGKMNITAWASKEEEDKDASTSLKIVPGQQPTKSVIETRAAAWEEAEKAKFMARFKREEMKIQAWENHQKAKFEAEMRKIEVEVERMRGEAQDRLMNKLAAARHKAEEKRAAAEAKRNRQAAKTEQQAEYIRRTGRIPSSFSFCSCCS; translated from the exons ATGGATTACGAAAGGATCGAAAAGCCTCTG GGCGGGGGTTTTTCCCCAGGTAAACTCAGGAGTATGCTGCTTGGGATGGAAAAGAAGAGAATGCAAGAGGAGGAGATCGAATCTAATTATACCTTCAGATCTCAAGCCTCTCTTCCTGATGATGATACTG GTGGTAGCAGCTCTGATAATTATAAAGATGTAGATGTTGTTAGTGTATTACCGGAGTGCTCCACTTCAACCACAGCTGACTCCATGGGTGCCAAGATGGGTGCTGATCGTAAATCTAAAGATCATTCATCTGTCAATTCAAGAATTAGATCCCAGGAAGATTCATCTTCAGATCATGAAACCGGACATGATGGTACTAGTGCATCTTCTACCTCATTCGAGTTTCAGAAGCAAGAGCGTGCCTCACAAAGAGTGCCAGTTGCACCATTTTCAAAACCATTACCATCTAAATGGGATGATGCTCAGAAATGGATAGCAAGCCCAACTTCAACCCGACAAAGAACTGGGCATGCACATGTGCAGGGTGGACTTGGCCCACGCAAGATGGGTAATCTTGCAACTCTAAGTAGGCAGGCTTCCACAAAGGTAGTTACAGAAGTTCCAGCACAAAAAATGGTGGCATTTGATGAACCAGATACAAAATGGGTTGATGGCAATCAAACTAAGAAGGAAATTGGGGTGCAGAAATTTGTTAGTTGGGAGACTGATCCATACCCTGTTGCAGATTCATATGGCAAGCCTGTTATGATGATTGAGAATTCCGTTCAGGAGTCAGCAA CTAGGTCTGTGTCAATGAGAGATATGGGTACAGAAATGACTCCCATTGCTAGCCAAGAGCCTTCTAGGACTGGCACTCCAGTAAGGGCGACTACTCCAATACGTAGTCCAAATTCTTCGAGGCCATCGACTCCTGGTAGAGCTGCACCAGCTTCATCTCCAGCAAATCCTTCGGGTGACCATCTCAGCCCAAACAAGGTGTTGTCAGAAAAGGAACTGCAAATGAAAACAAGGATGGAAATAATTGCTTTGGGGAACCAGTTAGGTAAAATGAACATTACTGCCTGGGCTAGCaaggaggaggaggataaggatgcATCAACGTCACTGAAAATTGTACCAGGACAACAACCAACCAAAAGTGTGATTGAAACACGTGCAGCAGCATGGGAGGAGGCAGAAAAAGCCAAGTTTATGGCCAG GTTCAAACGTGAAGAAATGAAAATTCAAGCATgggaaaatcatcagaaagcaAAATTTGAAGCTGAGATGAGGAAAATAGAG GTAGAGGTTGAAAGAATGAGAGGAGAGGCACAAGATAGGCTAATGAACAAACTAGCAGCAGCAAGACATAAGGCTGAAGAGAAAAGAGCAGCAGCAGAAGCGAAAAGAAATAGACAAGCTGCAAAAACTGAGCAGCAAGCTGAATATATTCGCAGAACTGGTCGAAttccttcttcattttcattctgCAGTTGCTGCTCTTGA